Proteins from one Shewanella pealeana ATCC 700345 genomic window:
- a CDS encoding methyltransferase, whose amino-acid sequence MTSTYDGARFVYGCAYCQYTLQLLTMKITPIQELTQQTMQKLNPKLKQKSRLKPSISACNAEDPAKKLKRIDSFLTQSQALWRCRSFECECLPWSEGFPNLAEAVWLLSDDSLDAIDASQQKLNEALLPALTADLDAKGIQWPLGLLAESAIGVKSCGSVIDNAKALLCAEDEPHFCAHIKGRKWQQINAFVAKLPRDNTPVLEWCAGKGHLGRLIAKAHHREVVSLEWQQSLCEAGELFAAKWQLPQTFICADAFAGQSEQLHTEQLAVALHACGDLHVKLLQHASEAGTKQLVISPCCYHLIQAKQYQPLSQIAKASALTLNRADLQLPLQQSVIANDKHKGYRLQEMAWRLGFDALQRKVRGCNEYLPVPAVKQSQLNGEFEDFCLWAAESKGLRLATDLDFQAYQVTGEQRQRLTRRIDLVAHLFRALLEQWLLLDRVCFLQEQGYQVNLSEFCSNSITPRNALIYAFK is encoded by the coding sequence ATGACGAGCACCTATGATGGTGCTCGTTTTGTTTACGGCTGTGCTTACTGCCAGTATACGCTTCAATTATTGACAATGAAAATAACCCCAATACAAGAACTGACTCAACAAACTATGCAGAAACTTAATCCTAAACTTAAGCAGAAATCTAGGCTGAAACCAAGCATAAGCGCTTGTAATGCAGAAGATCCCGCGAAAAAGCTTAAGCGTATTGATAGCTTCCTAACTCAAAGCCAAGCGCTATGGCGTTGTCGCAGCTTCGAGTGTGAATGCTTACCTTGGAGTGAGGGCTTTCCCAATTTGGCCGAGGCGGTATGGTTGCTAAGTGATGACTCTCTCGACGCTATTGATGCCAGTCAGCAGAAGCTCAATGAAGCACTGTTGCCAGCATTGACAGCAGATTTAGATGCAAAGGGTATTCAGTGGCCTTTAGGGTTGCTTGCGGAGTCAGCCATTGGGGTAAAGTCTTGCGGATCGGTAATTGATAATGCCAAAGCATTGCTCTGTGCCGAGGATGAGCCCCATTTCTGCGCCCACATTAAAGGTCGTAAATGGCAGCAGATTAATGCCTTTGTTGCTAAACTGCCTCGCGATAATACTCCTGTACTGGAGTGGTGCGCTGGAAAAGGGCATTTGGGGCGCTTGATTGCCAAAGCGCATCATCGAGAGGTGGTGAGTCTTGAGTGGCAGCAAAGCCTATGTGAAGCAGGCGAGCTGTTTGCGGCTAAATGGCAGCTGCCGCAAACCTTTATTTGCGCCGATGCTTTTGCTGGGCAAAGTGAGCAGTTACACACTGAGCAGCTTGCGGTTGCGTTGCATGCTTGTGGCGACTTACATGTAAAGTTGCTGCAACATGCTAGCGAGGCGGGCACTAAGCAATTGGTGATCTCTCCTTGTTGTTACCATTTAATTCAAGCTAAGCAGTACCAGCCGTTATCACAAATAGCCAAAGCCAGTGCCCTTACATTGAATCGTGCCGACTTGCAGCTTCCCTTGCAGCAAAGCGTTATCGCCAATGATAAGCACAAAGGCTATAGATTACAGGAGATGGCTTGGCGTTTAGGTTTTGATGCGTTGCAGCGTAAGGTACGCGGATGCAATGAATACCTGCCAGTTCCAGCAGTAAAGCAGAGTCAGTTAAATGGAGAGTTTGAGGACTTTTGCCTGTGGGCGGCTGAGTCGAAGGGGTTAAGATTAGCAACTGATCTCGATTTTCAAGCTTATCAAGTTACTGGCGAGCAGCGTCAGCGCTTAACTCGACGAATCGATCTGGTGGCCCATCTTTTCAGGGCGCTACTTGAGCAGTGGTTATTACTCGACAGAGTCTGCTTTCTTCAAGAGCAAGGTTACCAGGTTAATTTGAGTGAATTTTGTTCAAACAGTATTACGCCGCGAAACGCGTTAATTTACGCATTTAAATAG
- a CDS encoding DUF1289 domain-containing protein produces MKQSPCVAKCGLNDEDYCMGCYRHIDEIVGWGSASDERKAQIWQNLAERKALMQGGENSAILSRAKWLEAEKRLKPAESDEIS; encoded by the coding sequence ATGAAGCAATCACCTTGTGTAGCCAAATGTGGCCTAAATGATGAAGATTATTGTATGGGCTGCTATCGCCATATCGATGAGATAGTCGGTTGGGGAAGTGCCAGCGATGAGCGAAAAGCGCAGATCTGGCAAAATCTGGCCGAACGAAAAGCATTGATGCAAGGCGGAGAAAACAGTGCCATTTTAAGTCGTGCTAAATGGTTAGAGGCTGAGAAAAGGTTGAAGCCTGCAGAGTCAGACGAAATCAGCTAG
- a CDS encoding YajD family HNH nuclease, with the protein MSTNQGQSKLDRVLAEAREYKAKREVGYREQALKLYPWVCGRCTREFNNANLRELTVHHRDHNHDNNPSDGSNWELLCLYCHDNEHSKFEELIQYGSTTETKVEAATYNPFADLKSMLKK; encoded by the coding sequence ATGTCGACCAATCAAGGGCAAAGTAAGTTAGATAGAGTATTGGCTGAGGCTAGAGAATATAAGGCTAAGCGTGAAGTCGGTTATCGCGAACAGGCACTTAAACTCTATCCATGGGTTTGTGGTCGTTGTACTCGTGAATTTAACAATGCCAACCTAAGAGAGTTGACGGTACATCATCGTGATCATAACCACGATAATAACCCATCAGATGGCTCTAACTGGGAGTTATTGTGTCTTTATTGTCATGACAACGAACACTCAAAGTTTGAAGAGTTGATTCAATACGGTTCAACCACTGAAACAAAAGTGGAAGCAGCGACTTATAATCCGTTCGCGGATTTAAAGAGTATGCTGAAAAAGTAA
- a CDS encoding BCCT family transporter, with product MSIKSSINPPVFFSSVILITLMVAVCAIWPTQSQDVFKTAQSWFELKAGWLYILGVAVFLIFIIFVMVSRFGDIKLGPDHAEPDYTYKSWIAMLFSAGMGIGLMFFGVAEPVMHYMSPPDADPLTIQAAKDAMKITFFHWGVHAWAIYAVVALSLAYFSYRHKLPLLPRSALYPLIGDKIYGPIGHAVDTFAVLGTMFGVATSLGFGVLQLNSGLNYLLGVPVSTTVQVCLIIGVCLIATVSVFSGLDKGVKRLSELNLLLAVLLLLFVLVFGPTVELLQAFVQNTGAYLSDIVGKTFNLYAYEQKNDWIGGWTLLYWGWWISWSPFVGTFIARVSRGRTIREFLVGVLFVPSALTFLWMTGFGNSAIDVISNGGTYLSDAVASDVSVALFVFFEHLPFSTLLSTIALCLVVTFFVTSSDSGSLVIDNLTSGGDHNAPVWQRIFWALMQGVVASVLLLAGGLQALQTAAIASALPFLIVMLLMCFGLYKALKDDWLKINSVQSHNTSVQFTKTNVSWESHIDVLLSHPSQQEAQDFLDKVAQPALSKVCESFLSRSISAEILNFDNRVRFVVHSEEHNDFVYGLRIRAYTISNPLDSDVSNDDGDNFYYRVEVFLEHGGQHYDVMGFTQEQILADVVTQYEKYLHYLHLSSSEYLSSETNA from the coding sequence ATGTCGATAAAATCGAGTATTAATCCACCTGTTTTTTTCTCCTCAGTCATTTTAATCACCTTAATGGTTGCAGTTTGCGCCATTTGGCCCACTCAGTCACAAGATGTATTCAAAACAGCTCAATCATGGTTCGAGCTTAAAGCTGGCTGGCTCTACATCTTGGGCGTAGCGGTATTTCTTATCTTTATCATCTTCGTGATGGTGAGCCGCTTTGGCGATATCAAGTTAGGCCCTGATCATGCTGAGCCTGATTACACCTATAAAAGCTGGATCGCAATGCTGTTTTCAGCCGGTATGGGTATCGGCTTGATGTTCTTCGGTGTGGCAGAGCCTGTGATGCACTACATGTCTCCGCCAGATGCGGATCCATTGACCATTCAAGCGGCAAAAGATGCCATGAAGATCACCTTTTTCCATTGGGGTGTTCATGCTTGGGCTATCTATGCTGTTGTGGCATTAAGTTTGGCGTACTTCTCCTACCGTCATAAACTGCCTTTACTGCCTAGAAGTGCCTTATACCCGTTAATTGGCGATAAGATCTACGGCCCAATTGGTCATGCCGTCGATACTTTTGCGGTACTCGGTACCATGTTCGGTGTAGCGACTTCACTCGGCTTTGGTGTACTACAGCTTAACTCTGGCCTTAACTACCTGTTAGGTGTGCCAGTTAGCACTACGGTACAAGTTTGCTTAATTATCGGTGTCTGTCTAATTGCGACTGTGTCAGTGTTCTCAGGCTTAGACAAGGGTGTTAAGCGCTTAAGTGAATTAAACCTTCTGCTAGCGGTATTATTGCTATTGTTTGTGCTTGTATTTGGTCCAACGGTTGAACTACTGCAAGCATTTGTACAAAACACCGGTGCGTATTTAAGTGATATCGTCGGTAAGACGTTTAACTTATATGCCTATGAGCAGAAGAATGACTGGATTGGTGGTTGGACGCTACTTTACTGGGGCTGGTGGATCTCATGGTCTCCATTTGTCGGTACTTTTATTGCTCGTGTTTCTCGTGGTCGTACCATTCGTGAATTCTTAGTGGGTGTCTTGTTTGTACCGTCTGCGCTGACCTTCCTGTGGATGACAGGCTTTGGTAATAGCGCTATTGATGTGATTTCAAATGGCGGAACCTATCTGTCTGACGCTGTAGCATCTGATGTCTCGGTTGCTCTGTTCGTGTTTTTTGAGCATTTACCGTTCTCAACCTTGCTGTCGACGATTGCACTTTGTTTAGTTGTTACTTTCTTCGTGACATCATCCGACTCAGGCTCTTTGGTTATTGATAACCTGACATCGGGCGGCGATCATAACGCACCAGTATGGCAGCGTATTTTCTGGGCCTTAATGCAAGGTGTTGTGGCATCGGTTCTATTGCTAGCCGGTGGTTTACAAGCCCTGCAAACCGCGGCGATTGCCAGTGCGCTACCTTTCTTAATCGTTATGCTATTGATGTGTTTTGGCCTATACAAAGCGCTTAAAGACGATTGGTTGAAGATCAACAGTGTTCAGTCTCACAATACTAGCGTGCAGTTCACTAAGACCAACGTAAGTTGGGAATCGCATATTGACGTATTGCTGTCTCACCCAAGCCAGCAAGAAGCCCAAGATTTCTTAGATAAGGTGGCGCAGCCAGCATTATCAAAAGTATGTGAAAGCTTCCTAAGTCGCTCGATTTCGGCGGAGATCTTAAACTTCGACAATCGTGTGCGTTTTGTGGTCCATAGTGAAGAGCATAATGACTTCGTGTATGGCCTACGTATTCGTGCCTATACCATCTCTAATCCGTTAGACAGTGACGTTAGCAATGATGATGGTGATAACTTCTACTACCGCGTAGAAGTCTTCCTTGAGCACGGCGGTCAACACTATGACGTGATGGGCTTTACTCAAGAACAGATCCTGGCAGATGTAGTGACTCAGTATGAGAAATACTTACATTACCTGCATTTATCAAGTTCAGAGTATTTAAGCAGTGAAACTAACGCTTAG
- the phoU gene encoding phosphate signaling complex protein PhoU, which translates to MENMNLNKHISGQFNAELDDIRNRVLAMGGLVERQLEQSLDALSALDAELAQKVIDGDHKVNGMEVAIDEECARIIAKRQPAASDLRLVLAISKTITDLERIGDACVKIARAAMDKRSKNQQPLLVSIENMGRHATRTLHLTLDALARMDADVAFELHKEDTKLDKEYEGIIRQLMTYMMADPRSIPEVLDVLWAARAVERVGDRCQNICEYIIYYVKGKDVRHISYEEMEKDLNL; encoded by the coding sequence ATGGAAAACATGAATTTAAACAAACATATCTCGGGTCAGTTTAACGCTGAGCTGGATGATATTCGCAATCGTGTGCTGGCAATGGGTGGCTTGGTTGAGCGTCAACTTGAGCAGTCATTAGATGCGTTAAGCGCTCTGGATGCCGAACTTGCTCAAAAGGTGATAGATGGCGATCACAAGGTAAATGGCATGGAAGTGGCAATTGATGAAGAGTGTGCTCGTATCATTGCTAAGCGCCAGCCAGCGGCTAGCGATTTGCGTCTAGTGTTAGCCATTTCTAAAACTATTACCGATCTCGAACGCATTGGTGATGCCTGCGTGAAGATTGCTAGAGCGGCAATGGATAAACGCTCTAAGAATCAGCAACCGCTGCTTGTCAGTATCGAAAACATGGGACGTCATGCTACCCGCACTTTGCACTTGACCCTCGATGCACTGGCACGGATGGATGCCGATGTGGCATTTGAGCTGCATAAAGAAGACACTAAACTAGATAAAGAATATGAAGGCATAATTCGTCAGTTGATGACCTACATGATGGCGGATCCGCGTTCAATTCCTGAAGTCTTAGATGTACTTTGGGCTGCCCGTGCCGTAGAGCGTGTGGGTGACCGTTGTCAGAATATTTGTGAGTACATTATCTATTATGTTAAGGGTAAAGATGTGCGCCATATCTCTTATGAAGAGATGGAAAAAGACCTCAATCTTTAA
- the pstB gene encoding phosphate ABC transporter ATP-binding protein PstB, translated as MISIDQSVMKTDMLDLENLTPEQTALEIRNLDLKYGDKQALFDVSMKIPKKKVTAFIGPSGCGKSTLLRCINRMNDLVDNCHIGGEIMLHGQNIYDKRVDVAALRRNVGMVFQRPNPFPKSIYENVVYGLRLQGVNNRRELDDAAERSLRGAAIWDEVKDRLHDNAFGLSGGQQQRLVIARAIAIEPEVLLLDEPTSALDPISTLTIEELITDLKSKYTVVIVTHNMQQAARVSDQTAFMYMGELIEYADTNTIFTTPKQKKTEDYITGRYG; from the coding sequence ATGATTTCAATAGATCAATCGGTAATGAAGACAGATATGCTAGACCTAGAAAACTTAACACCAGAACAAACAGCCCTAGAGATCCGTAACCTAGATCTTAAATATGGTGACAAGCAGGCACTGTTTGATGTGTCGATGAAGATCCCTAAGAAAAAGGTGACCGCATTCATCGGCCCGAGTGGTTGTGGTAAATCGACGCTACTGCGCTGCATCAACCGCATGAATGACTTGGTCGACAACTGCCATATTGGTGGTGAGATCATGTTACATGGACAGAATATTTACGATAAGAGGGTCGATGTTGCAGCGCTTCGTCGTAATGTCGGCATGGTATTCCAGCGCCCGAATCCATTCCCTAAATCAATCTACGAGAACGTGGTGTACGGGTTGCGTCTGCAAGGGGTGAATAATCGCCGTGAACTCGATGATGCGGCTGAGCGCTCATTGCGCGGCGCTGCAATCTGGGATGAAGTGAAAGACAGGTTACACGACAACGCCTTTGGTTTGTCGGGTGGTCAGCAGCAGCGTCTAGTGATTGCTCGTGCCATTGCTATTGAGCCTGAGGTCTTACTGCTTGATGAGCCCACATCGGCACTGGATCCGATTTCAACCTTGACCATTGAAGAATTGATCACCGATCTTAAATCTAAATATACCGTGGTGATTGTGACGCACAACATGCAACAGGCTGCGCGGGTATCGGATCAAACTGCATTTATGTATATGGGCGAACTCATTGAATATGCTGATACTAACACCATATTTACCACGCCTAAGCAGAAGAAGACCGAAGATTACATTACTGGCCGTTACGGTTAA
- the pstA gene encoding phosphate ABC transporter permease PstA, which produces MGKWFKSGSPWIWMTSGAVSVCLIAVLGLLLLIAWRGLSYFWPADIYQWEMKNQQGERYTLIGEIYDKEEVPTERLLAAGHKFDTEVGENITRYLIKTGNREFVGLDFRWILATDIISRSQPENIAVIERSKNGDFYGFPVAIIEDGKRLASQDIEADFQSHINRAVELNDEALDIQKGVIGSINYELENLRLKSRRYELDNALTETRKAEIEAASAKLNAEYLVVEKEFFALKTQAGRDSVVIRDMRGEEVTLKLDTILDVTYANRLGLMGRIGHWFIGVGKFVSDDPREANTEGGVFPAIFGTVFMVMLMAVIVTPFGVIAAIYLHEYAKKGPVTKMIRIAVINLAGVPSIVYGVFGLGFFVYMFGGTLDQLFYPEALPAPTFGSPGVIWSALTLAILTLPVVIVSTEEGLSRIPSSVRQGSLALGATKAETLWRIIIPMASPAIMTGLILAVARAAGEVAPLMLVGVVKLAPTLPIDMNFPFVHLERKFMHLGFHIYDVGFQSPNVEAARPLVYATSFLLVSVIVALNLTAIGVRNHLREKYRSLEH; this is translated from the coding sequence ATGGGTAAGTGGTTTAAGTCTGGTTCTCCTTGGATTTGGATGACCAGTGGCGCGGTAAGCGTGTGTTTGATCGCGGTGCTTGGATTGTTGCTACTAATAGCCTGGCGTGGTCTGAGTTACTTCTGGCCTGCAGATATTTATCAGTGGGAGATGAAGAACCAGCAAGGCGAGCGTTACACACTTATTGGTGAAATCTACGATAAAGAAGAAGTCCCAACAGAGCGTTTACTTGCCGCTGGACATAAGTTCGACACAGAAGTCGGTGAGAACATCACACGTTATTTGATCAAGACGGGTAACCGTGAGTTTGTCGGTCTAGATTTCCGCTGGATTTTGGCAACAGATATCATATCTCGCTCACAGCCTGAAAACATTGCGGTAATCGAGCGCAGTAAAAATGGTGATTTTTATGGTTTCCCTGTGGCGATTATCGAAGATGGCAAGCGTTTAGCCTCACAAGATATCGAGGCTGATTTTCAGTCCCATATAAATCGCGCCGTTGAGCTTAACGATGAAGCGCTCGATATACAAAAAGGAGTGATTGGCTCGATTAACTATGAGCTTGAGAATCTACGCCTAAAGTCACGTCGTTATGAGCTGGATAACGCGTTAACTGAGACTCGCAAAGCAGAGATTGAAGCGGCCAGCGCCAAGCTCAACGCCGAATACCTTGTTGTAGAGAAAGAGTTCTTCGCCCTTAAGACACAAGCGGGCAGAGATTCAGTCGTTATTCGCGATATGCGCGGCGAAGAAGTGACACTTAAGCTAGATACCATCTTAGATGTGACCTACGCCAACCGATTGGGCCTTATGGGGAGAATCGGCCACTGGTTTATTGGTGTGGGCAAATTTGTCAGTGATGACCCGCGAGAAGCAAACACCGAGGGTGGTGTCTTCCCTGCGATTTTCGGCACCGTATTTATGGTGATGCTGATGGCGGTTATCGTGACGCCATTTGGTGTTATCGCCGCTATCTACTTACACGAATACGCTAAAAAAGGCCCTGTGACTAAGATGATCCGCATCGCGGTAATTAACTTAGCTGGTGTACCATCAATTGTGTACGGCGTATTTGGCTTAGGTTTCTTTGTCTATATGTTTGGTGGCACGCTAGATCAGTTGTTCTACCCTGAAGCGCTACCCGCTCCGACATTTGGCTCACCTGGGGTGATCTGGTCAGCACTGACCCTGGCTATTTTAACTTTGCCGGTGGTGATTGTATCGACGGAAGAAGGTTTGAGCCGTATTCCAAGCTCAGTTCGCCAAGGTAGCTTGGCACTCGGCGCGACTAAGGCTGAAACGCTGTGGCGTATTATTATCCCTATGGCGAGCCCTGCTATTATGACGGGTTTGATTTTGGCTGTTGCCCGTGCAGCGGGTGAGGTTGCCCCCTTAATGTTGGTAGGTGTGGTTAAGCTTGCGCCGACACTGCCAATCGACATGAATTTCCCATTTGTGCATCTAGAACGTAAGTTTATGCACTTAGGTTTCCACATCTATGATGTTGGGTTCCAAAGCCCTAACGTAGAAGCAGCGCGTCCATTGGTATACGCTACTTCATTCCTTTTGGTCTCGGTAATTGTGGCACTTAATTTAACCGCCATCGGTGTACGAAACCACTTACGCGAAAAATATCGTTCGCTTGAGCACTAA
- a CDS encoding ABC transporter permease subunit: METQVSQPGPAAKHLLINNGTSRRAIKDKAAQIGVTVGGTMVFVALLLIFFYLLYVVKPIFDSAEVSPVVSAEYHDNKPALMVGSDEQNEIMYRVSQLGKVDFYDTHTSQLLRSEQINTPAGTHVVSSSTAVPSEQRFALGLNNGQVIIAGVEFGVTYPDDKRLITPRLRFSNGNEPLTVDSQGRALNNLVFDYSSDKMSFVYQTDDKVWHLSRQEGEENMMTEEVEWVSYNSTIPDSPVNVQQQLMTPDQRQLILSSDNKLFIYDIRDAEEVQLSQVLSLGRANAKVSNVTLLAGASSLLVSYDTGLVQQYFQVNGDQGRQYQEIREFKGKGDIKSVASEFYRKSFVTITEDGDLSLLYTTSERKLFSENFNLNNPGTVGFSPRSNALIVEADGKLNLFSVSNTHPEVSWSAMWEKVWYEGYPEPMYVWQSTSGSDDFEAKLSLMPLAFGTMKAALYAMLFATPLAIAGAVYTAYFMSPKVRAIVKPTIEIMEALPTVILGFLAGLWLAPLIENNLPGILTLLILLPVSILSTAFAWHKMPGKWKQRLPETYQELILLPVIIFIGWFSFAISPSLELALFDGDTRMFITNELGITFDQRNALVVGIAMGFAVIPTIFSIAEDAVFSVPRHLSNGSLALGATTWQTLTRVVLLTASPGIFSAVMMGLGRAVGETMIVLMATGNTAIMEWSVFEGMRTLAANIAVEMPESAIGSSHYRVLFLAAFVLFIFTFFFNTIAEVVRQRLRERYSSL, translated from the coding sequence ATGGAAACTCAGGTCTCTCAGCCTGGACCTGCTGCGAAACACCTATTGATAAACAATGGTACTTCGCGCAGAGCAATCAAGGATAAAGCAGCCCAAATCGGTGTCACCGTAGGTGGAACCATGGTATTTGTCGCGCTGCTACTGATCTTCTTTTATCTACTTTATGTGGTAAAGCCAATCTTCGATAGTGCAGAAGTTTCGCCTGTTGTGAGTGCTGAGTATCACGACAACAAACCAGCATTAATGGTCGGTAGCGACGAACAAAATGAAATTATGTATCGAGTGTCACAACTCGGTAAGGTTGATTTTTATGATACGCATACTTCTCAGCTATTAAGAAGTGAGCAAATTAATACGCCCGCGGGCACTCATGTGGTAAGCAGCTCTACAGCCGTGCCGAGTGAGCAACGTTTTGCTCTGGGCTTGAATAATGGTCAGGTGATTATTGCGGGTGTCGAATTTGGGGTGACTTATCCTGACGATAAGCGTTTGATCACACCAAGACTTCGCTTCTCTAACGGTAATGAACCGTTAACCGTGGACTCTCAAGGGCGGGCATTAAACAACTTAGTGTTTGATTACAGTAGCGACAAAATGAGTTTCGTGTATCAAACCGACGATAAAGTCTGGCATCTCTCTCGCCAAGAAGGTGAAGAGAATATGATGACAGAAGAGGTGGAGTGGGTGTCTTACAACAGTACCATTCCTGACTCACCAGTGAATGTACAACAACAGTTAATGACGCCAGATCAACGTCAGTTGATTTTAAGTTCTGATAATAAACTGTTCATCTACGATATTCGTGATGCAGAAGAGGTGCAGCTGAGTCAAGTTCTGTCATTAGGACGCGCGAACGCCAAAGTATCGAATGTGACCCTATTGGCTGGGGCGAGCTCATTACTGGTGAGTTACGACACAGGCCTAGTGCAGCAGTATTTTCAGGTGAATGGAGATCAAGGGCGTCAATATCAAGAAATACGAGAGTTTAAAGGCAAGGGCGACATTAAAAGTGTGGCCTCTGAGTTTTATCGTAAGAGCTTTGTCACCATTACAGAAGATGGCGACCTAAGCCTGCTTTATACCACCAGTGAGAGAAAGCTATTCTCTGAGAACTTCAATCTTAATAACCCTGGTACAGTTGGCTTTAGTCCACGTTCAAATGCGCTAATCGTTGAAGCCGACGGTAAGCTTAACTTATTTAGCGTATCCAATACTCACCCTGAAGTATCTTGGAGCGCAATGTGGGAGAAGGTGTGGTACGAAGGTTACCCTGAGCCTATGTATGTGTGGCAGTCTACTTCGGGCTCTGACGATTTCGAAGCTAAGTTAAGCCTTATGCCGCTGGCTTTTGGTACAATGAAAGCCGCCTTGTACGCCATGTTATTTGCTACGCCGTTAGCCATTGCTGGCGCCGTGTATACCGCTTACTTCATGTCGCCGAAAGTGCGCGCTATTGTTAAGCCAACCATTGAGATTATGGAGGCTTTACCCACGGTTATCTTGGGCTTCTTAGCTGGCCTCTGGTTAGCCCCTCTCATCGAAAATAATTTACCTGGAATACTCACCTTATTGATACTGCTTCCGGTGTCAATTTTAAGTACGGCGTTTGCTTGGCACAAGATGCCTGGCAAGTGGAAGCAACGTCTGCCTGAGACTTATCAAGAGCTGATACTCTTGCCTGTGATTATCTTTATCGGTTGGTTCTCATTTGCGATTAGCCCAAGTCTTGAGCTGGCTCTATTCGATGGTGATACCCGTATGTTTATCACTAACGAGCTCGGGATCACCTTTGATCAGCGTAATGCCTTGGTGGTGGGGATTGCCATGGGCTTCGCGGTTATCCCAACGATTTTCTCTATCGCAGAAGATGCGGTGTTCTCTGTACCGCGTCACCTATCAAACGGTAGTCTAGCACTAGGTGCAACGACCTGGCAGACCCTGACGCGTGTAGTGTTACTTACCGCAAGCCCAGGTATTTTCTCTGCGGTAATGATGGGGCTTGGGCGCGCTGTCGGTGAGACCATGATTGTGCTGATGGCGACAGGTAACACTGCGATTATGGAGTGGAGTGTGTTCGAGGGGATGAGAACCCTTGCTGCAAACATCGCGGTAGAGATGCCAGAATCTGCCATTGGTAGCTCCCACTATCGGGTGTTGTTCTTGGCGGCCTTTGTTTTATTTATCTTTACATTCTTCTTCAACACGATTGCGGAAGTAGTGAGACAGCGTCTACGTGAACGTTACAGCTCACTTTAA
- a CDS encoding glycine cleavage system protein R — protein sequence MLRYLITLQAKDREGLVEQIAHAVSRHGGNWLDSELRHIDGIFAAILLLEVPAAHWDELIESLELLEGISLTYAKSTKPQAKNKHVSYSLVAYDRPGLVHEISNKISALGINIEHMSTRYESASHTGIALFRADFNVSMKDSLDEERLTQALHSIGDDVVLDNLSA from the coding sequence ATGTTAAGATATCTAATTACCCTGCAAGCAAAGGATAGAGAAGGCTTAGTAGAACAAATAGCCCACGCAGTGAGTCGCCATGGGGGAAATTGGCTAGACTCTGAACTGCGCCATATTGATGGAATTTTTGCCGCGATATTACTGTTAGAGGTCCCCGCCGCTCACTGGGATGAACTTATTGAAAGTTTAGAGCTACTAGAGGGAATATCATTAACCTACGCCAAATCCACTAAACCTCAAGCTAAAAACAAACATGTTAGTTACTCATTAGTGGCATACGACAGACCCGGTCTAGTACATGAAATATCGAATAAAATTAGTGCACTTGGGATTAATATCGAACATATGAGCACCCGCTACGAAAGTGCCAGTCACACTGGTATTGCACTGTTTAGAGCCGATTTTAATGTCAGCATGAAAGACAGTCTCGATGAAGAAAGATTGACTCAGGCTCTTCACAGCATCGGGGATGATGTGGTGTTAGATAACCTGTCAGCTTAA
- a CDS encoding GGDEF domain-containing protein: MRHIIQNLGRLKVVLLITALSVSFSVFITFLAFSLRQTGAVYNIAFFLATFIPLTIAPIVSWPLISLLMKVDSLEKEMRLLASLDPLTELLNRRAFFRDAELYIHRAKQEGRMLSVIALDLDKFKAINDCYGHSAGDAVLRHFSTTIRANCRTSDLMGRLGGEEFALLLPNTSASAAYALAERLHQALRLTAIQYGHSTMRYTVSIGVISVVPQKTDNIEALLNKADRSLYLAKETGRNCTVVFDS; the protein is encoded by the coding sequence ATGAGACATATAATTCAAAACCTTGGACGGCTAAAAGTCGTCCTCCTTATTACCGCGCTGTCGGTTTCTTTCTCAGTTTTCATCACTTTTTTGGCTTTTTCTCTTCGTCAGACAGGTGCCGTTTACAACATTGCGTTTTTTTTAGCCACGTTTATTCCCTTGACTATTGCACCTATAGTTTCCTGGCCACTAATAAGCTTGCTTATGAAAGTTGACTCTCTTGAAAAAGAGATGAGGCTGTTGGCATCGCTAGATCCTTTGACAGAACTATTAAATCGGCGGGCTTTTTTCCGTGATGCCGAATTATATATTCATCGTGCTAAGCAAGAGGGGAGGATGTTGTCTGTGATCGCATTGGATTTGGATAAATTTAAGGCGATAAATGATTGCTATGGACATAGCGCTGGTGATGCAGTGCTAAGGCACTTTTCTACAACGATAAGAGCTAACTGTCGAACGTCAGATTTAATGGGTCGTTTAGGTGGTGAGGAGTTTGCTCTGTTATTGCCAAACACGTCTGCCTCGGCCGCTTATGCGCTTGCAGAAAGGTTACATCAGGCTCTTAGGTTAACAGCGATTCAGTACGGTCACTCAACAATGCGTTATACAGTAAGTATTGGTGTTATATCAGTGGTGCCTCAAAAAACTGACAACATTGAAGCTCTGCTCAATAAAGCCGATCGTTCGCTCTATCTTGCAAAAGAAACTGGCAGAAACTGTACCGTGGTATTCGATAGCTAA